One part of the Cystobacter ferrugineus genome encodes these proteins:
- a CDS encoding 2-hydroxychromene-2-carboxylate isomerase yields MSPTPLRFFFDYVSPYAYLAWTQLPALAERHGRALEVVPVLFAGVLNALGTMGPAEVPAKRFYIYKHTHRLAHDLGVPFAFPSAHPFNPLFALRVTAAVREADARKRLVSALFSAAWAGGGGLVEPERVGACVSSVGLEAQALLAAAGTPDVKEQVRRNTEELLALGGFGVPTVLVGEELFFGVDSLGHLERFLRGEDPLSPEERERLRTLPMAASRL; encoded by the coding sequence ATGAGCCCCACTCCCCTCCGCTTCTTCTTCGACTACGTCTCGCCGTACGCGTACCTCGCCTGGACGCAGCTTCCCGCCCTGGCCGAGCGTCATGGCCGCGCGTTGGAAGTCGTGCCGGTGCTCTTCGCCGGCGTGCTCAATGCCCTCGGAACCATGGGTCCCGCGGAGGTGCCCGCCAAGCGGTTCTACATCTACAAGCACACCCACCGGCTCGCCCATGATCTCGGCGTGCCCTTCGCCTTCCCCTCGGCGCACCCCTTCAATCCGTTGTTCGCGCTCCGGGTGACGGCCGCGGTGCGGGAGGCGGACGCCCGCAAGCGGCTCGTCTCCGCGCTGTTCTCGGCGGCGTGGGCGGGTGGGGGAGGGCTCGTGGAACCCGAGCGCGTGGGTGCCTGCGTGAGCTCGGTGGGGCTGGAGGCCCAGGCGTTGCTCGCCGCCGCGGGGACGCCGGACGTGAAGGAGCAGGTGCGTCGCAACACCGAGGAGTTGCTCGCGCTGGGGGGCTTCGGCGTTCCCACCGTCCTCGTGGGCGAGGAGCTCTTCTTCGGCGTCGACTCCCTGGGTCACCTGGAGCGCTTCCTGCGCGGGGAGGATCCACTCTCCCCCGAGGAGCGCGAGCGCCTGCGGACCCTCCCCATGGCCGCGTCCCGACTCTGA